Proteins co-encoded in one Flavobacteriaceae bacterium MAR_2009_75 genomic window:
- a CDS encoding GntR family transcriptional repressor for pyruvate dehydrogenase complex, protein MKLELLTKNENREIQNDIISKIRDLINYKNLEPGDKLPAERVLAEKFEVSRSNVRGALQKLEFYGILYSKPQSGTFIAEIGQIAMNGMIEDILGLAEQDFKSLVETRILLELKIVKMAALRRTEEDLQRIKETLDAYKIKMVSGEACVEEDLLFHLAIASASKNSTMNALMLLITPEIIVAYEEDKVCQGDVALAQIRKHEDIYNAIRDQNPQMAKEKMKSHFTKLYDYIYGENRNVVNKG, encoded by the coding sequence ATGAAATTAGAATTATTGACAAAGAATGAGAACAGGGAAATTCAAAACGATATTATTTCCAAAATTCGTGATTTGATCAATTATAAGAATCTAGAACCGGGAGACAAACTTCCGGCAGAACGGGTTCTGGCCGAAAAATTCGAAGTAAGTAGAAGTAATGTTCGCGGAGCTCTACAGAAATTGGAGTTTTACGGTATTCTATATAGTAAGCCCCAAAGTGGCACCTTTATCGCTGAGATTGGCCAAATTGCCATGAACGGTATGATCGAAGATATTTTGGGTCTGGCAGAGCAAGATTTTAAATCGTTGGTAGAGACCAGAATTTTACTTGAGCTTAAAATTGTGAAGATGGCGGCTTTGCGTCGTACCGAAGAAGATTTGCAAAGAATCAAAGAAACCCTTGATGCCTATAAGATCAAAATGGTCAGTGGTGAAGCCTGTGTAGAGGAAGATTTATTGTTTCACTTAGCCATCGCCTCGGCAAGTAAGAATAGTACCATGAATGCGTTGATGTTGCTCATTACCCCAGAAATTATTGTGGCTTATGAAGAGGATAAAGTTTGTCAAGGCGATGTGGCCCTGGCTCAAATAAGAAAACACGAAGATATTTATAATGCTATAAGGGACCAAAACCCCCAAATGGCCAAAGAAAAAATGAAGTCTCATTTCACCAAGTTGTATGATTACATCTATGGTGAGAATAGAAATGTTGTAAATAAAGGATAG
- a CDS encoding putative outer membrane starch-binding protein has product MKTYKILTLLLMGVSIIGCSDLEEDPITELSPSSYFNSLSLEQVEGFTSGAYAHMVHRNFMSREMTQALMFRSDMMAIGRTGAQERIDHDNFTVQADNGLIAGGSNVYWPKVYQIIGAANEAVAAGKLLTEGDETEKNEVIARARFARAFAYFHLVRQFGDIPYLDDTTVLSEAVVAPRTPAATVYENIIADLEFAKENLPDTQPSRAIPAKSAASAYLALVYLTLEEWQNSYDEAKEIINNEGTYNLGLEPDFQDLYDAVKIDESLEPIFVLDYTGTSDGDQGRDYQAAFTGIRSDEQYDMGGGWSVEVPALKVYTTWDHKDYRRAVTFDSTAVHNGVVVPYTIFTDGDGTAVNRPHVAKYTRMASKLPQQDGNGRSSHSNYMMMRYAEVLMIGAEAANELGNMADAEAWANRVMARARAGGISNGNTPSEFPEDFSGLSQDEFRTRILDERRLEFAYEMKRWYDIARRKLGDEVFGPNGLESEVSTESGVGPGPKSFDPAKDYLFPIPQSEIIINPNLTQNPGY; this is encoded by the coding sequence GCACATATGGTACATAGAAACTTTATGTCTAGGGAAATGACACAGGCTCTTATGTTCCGTAGCGACATGATGGCCATAGGTAGAACCGGGGCTCAAGAACGAATTGATCATGACAATTTCACCGTTCAAGCCGATAATGGCTTAATTGCAGGCGGTAGTAATGTTTATTGGCCAAAGGTTTATCAAATTATCGGTGCTGCCAATGAGGCCGTAGCCGCAGGTAAATTATTGACCGAAGGCGACGAAACGGAAAAGAATGAGGTTATTGCTAGAGCACGTTTTGCCAGGGCATTCGCTTATTTTCATTTGGTAAGACAATTTGGCGACATTCCTTACTTAGACGATACCACTGTATTGTCTGAAGCAGTTGTTGCACCTAGAACCCCTGCGGCTACCGTTTATGAAAATATCATAGCAGATTTAGAATTTGCAAAAGAAAATCTGCCCGATACACAGCCTTCTAGGGCCATACCTGCGAAGTCGGCTGCTAGCGCCTATTTGGCCTTAGTATACCTAACTTTAGAAGAGTGGCAGAATTCTTATGATGAAGCCAAAGAAATTATTAATAATGAGGGTACCTATAATTTAGGCTTAGAGCCAGATTTTCAAGATTTGTATGACGCTGTCAAAATCGATGAATCTTTAGAACCGATTTTTGTTCTAGATTATACCGGTACGTCAGATGGTGATCAAGGTAGAGATTATCAAGCGGCGTTCACGGGTATTAGATCTGATGAACAGTATGATATGGGCGGTGGCTGGTCTGTAGAGGTGCCTGCTCTTAAAGTATATACCACTTGGGATCATAAAGATTATAGAAGAGCGGTTACTTTTGATTCTACCGCCGTACACAACGGCGTGGTAGTGCCTTATACCATATTTACCGATGGAGATGGTACTGCTGTGAACCGACCTCATGTTGCCAAATACACCCGAATGGCAAGTAAATTACCTCAGCAAGATGGTAATGGTAGATCATCACATTCTAATTATATGATGATGCGCTATGCCGAGGTTTTAATGATAGGGGCTGAAGCGGCAAACGAACTGGGCAATATGGCTGATGCCGAAGCTTGGGCCAATCGAGTAATGGCTAGGGCCAGAGCTGGTGGAATTTCTAATGGAAATACACCAAGTGAATTTCCTGAAGATTTTTCAGGCTTGTCTCAAGATGAATTTAGAACTAGAATTTTAGATGAGCGTAGGTTAGAATTTGCTTATGAGATGAAGAGATGGTATGATATTGCCAGAAGAAAATTAGGTGATGAAGTGTTCGGCCCTAATGGTTTAGAATCAGAAGTGTCTACAGAATCTGGAGTTGGTCCAGGTCCGAAGTCTTTTGACCCGGCGAAAGATTACCTATTTCCGATTCCTCAATCTGAGATAATCATAAACCCGAATTTAACACAGAATCCTGGTTATTAG